Proteins co-encoded in one Coriobacterium glomerans PW2 genomic window:
- a CDS encoding MFS transporter — MGEENKKSFFKEFFSFKTDKEKGIIGFQNALGVGAWDMFNSGTGGLVGSWLLYFLTSFGGVNPGIAAILISVRLFVDMIWAPIVAAISDDFYRFAVGRKYGRRRFFLIFSIPTSISFVLVWIPIAAGWSWLYYLLAFVLFDFCLDLIMIPWETLPAEMTEDFTQRNKMGTIRMWAGGIAQPCITIVPSIFMRLLPAADGLQTSPWALFATAVLWGIMGLILTYFVFISSWDPIFISKERREIILNNLSEQKKSLETPLKIFARQFSNLAMTLKIKTFRKHLVLYFSTFGVIDSYTTIFVIFATVSFLPRLTIDPAAAGVILAVPLLIMTFAFAPIGSWLINHSKFGPQKMYIIGFSSILISCTVYGITYFGREAFNEQVIYTAILVASCIFTFGRQFMGSVPWVVFPMMADIDEIISRDKRAGIYAGAMSFVRKFTNAAFNIIIGSIMGIAGYSQIVSQTADRVIKYHTDNGVSIESAYHTLVTSSELNASIQNAGTGIAILMVFFIGVLVIWAMWNAITFKLNSNTHRILMTEIKRLRSAALESNEEVKAAKATVDPETKKIVEELTGLPYDQYVWSGNLAQRKTR, encoded by the coding sequence ATGGGCGAGGAAAACAAAAAATCATTCTTCAAAGAGTTCTTCAGTTTCAAGACAGATAAAGAGAAGGGAATTATCGGATTTCAAAATGCGCTCGGTGTCGGTGCTTGGGATATGTTCAACTCAGGAACCGGCGGTTTGGTCGGATCGTGGCTGCTTTATTTTCTGACCAGCTTCGGAGGTGTCAATCCAGGAATCGCGGCGATCCTCATATCCGTTCGTCTGTTCGTAGATATGATTTGGGCGCCGATCGTCGCCGCGATCTCCGACGACTTCTATCGTTTTGCTGTCGGCAGAAAATACGGTCGCCGTCGGTTCTTCCTGATATTCTCTATTCCCACGTCCATATCATTCGTGTTGGTTTGGATTCCCATCGCCGCGGGATGGTCATGGTTGTATTACCTGTTGGCGTTCGTCTTGTTTGACTTCTGTCTGGATCTCATCATGATCCCCTGGGAGACGCTGCCGGCGGAGATGACTGAAGATTTCACTCAGCGCAACAAAATGGGAACGATTCGCATGTGGGCCGGCGGAATCGCTCAACCATGCATAACGATCGTCCCCTCGATCTTCATGAGGCTGCTGCCTGCTGCGGATGGTCTTCAGACCTCCCCGTGGGCGCTGTTCGCCACCGCTGTGCTGTGGGGCATCATGGGATTGATCCTTACCTATTTCGTCTTCATCTCCTCTTGGGATCCGATCTTTATATCGAAAGAGCGCCGGGAGATAATCCTCAATAATCTCTCGGAGCAGAAGAAGAGCCTTGAGACCCCGCTCAAGATCTTCGCTCGGCAGTTCTCAAATCTAGCGATGACCTTGAAAATCAAGACATTCAGAAAGCATCTTGTTCTATACTTCTCGACATTCGGCGTCATCGATTCTTATACAACGATTTTTGTCATCTTTGCTACGGTCTCATTTCTGCCGAGGCTGACGATAGATCCTGCCGCAGCGGGGGTCATCTTAGCTGTTCCGCTGCTGATCATGACATTTGCCTTCGCTCCGATAGGAAGCTGGTTGATCAATCATTCCAAATTCGGACCCCAGAAGATGTATATCATCGGCTTTTCCAGCATTTTGATATCATGCACGGTATACGGTATCACCTACTTCGGTCGCGAGGCGTTCAACGAGCAGGTTATCTATACGGCGATTTTAGTGGCGAGCTGCATTTTCACGTTCGGACGTCAGTTCATGGGAAGCGTTCCCTGGGTTGTTTTTCCGATGATGGCCGACATCGATGAAATCATTTCGCGGGACAAGCGCGCGGGCATCTATGCTGGAGCCATGTCGTTTGTTCGCAAATTCACCAATGCGGCATTCAATATCATCATCGGTTCGATCATGGGAATCGCCGGCTACAGTCAGATCGTTTCGCAGACCGCTGACAGAGTGATCAAATATCATACCGATAACGGTGTATCCATCGAATCGGCATACCATACCTTGGTTACGAGCAGCGAGCTGAACGCCAGCATTCAAAATGCGGGCACAGGGATTGCCATCCTTATGGTCTTTTTCATCGGCGTGCTGGTCATCTGGGCGATGTGGAATGCGATAACCTTTAAACTCAACTCGAATACGCACCGTATTCTGATGACTGAAATCAAACGGCTCAGATCAGCAGCGCTTGAATCGAATGAAGAGGTCAAAGCCGCCAAAGCGACGGTGGACCCCGAGACGAAGAAGATCGTGGAAGAGCTGACAGGTCTTCCATACGATCAGTACGTCTGGTCAGGCAATCTGGCACAGCGAAAAACCAGGTAG
- a CDS encoding glycoside hydrolase family 43 protein, with protein sequence MRISNPVLSGFNPDPSIIRVEDTYYIATSTFEWFPGVQIHESKDLVNWHLITHPLDTVEFVDMAGNPDSGGVWAPDLSYADGRYWLVFSDVKIVDGPYKDVHNYLITAEDIRGPWSKPIELNGVGFDASLFHDDDGRKYLVQQTWDHREYLQPFHGISLTELDLKTMKLMPQTARTIYEGTDIRLLEGPHIYKIDRLYYLFAAQGGTTYTHQEVVSRSRSLDALSFETQPGEVFLTNFDTPRSYLQKQGHGSLVATPRGEWYYASLASRPWNRPQESSIDPRGWNPLGRETAIQKVQWDSDGWPHIIGGHGGQRYVEAPQGVEEHRWPRTYLEKDDFDEPALNINFNTLRIPFSDELGSLTERPGFLRLFGREALNSRFTQAHVARRWQSFNFDAEIKLAFNPWSYQQAAGLTSYYNTRHYSMIEVTWDEKRETRVIEIIENNRNHLRSYLKDAAIEIPDDIEFVYLKVKVRRQTYSYAYSFDGSTWIDIPVTLDAAILSDDYVLQTMGGFFTGAFTGMAAVDYGGYRIPADFDYFRYTELDTEE encoded by the coding sequence ATGAGGATTTCCAATCCTGTTCTTTCGGGCTTCAACCCCGATCCGAGTATCATTCGCGTCGAAGATACCTACTATATTGCTACTTCGACCTTCGAGTGGTTTCCGGGAGTTCAGATTCATGAATCAAAAGATCTGGTGAACTGGCATCTGATCACGCATCCACTGGATACGGTGGAATTCGTGGACATGGCCGGGAATCCGGATTCCGGCGGCGTCTGGGCGCCAGATCTCTCATATGCGGATGGCAGATACTGGCTGGTCTTCTCAGATGTGAAGATCGTGGATGGTCCGTACAAAGATGTCCATAACTATCTGATTACAGCCGAGGATATCAGGGGGCCGTGGAGCAAGCCCATCGAGTTGAATGGCGTCGGATTCGATGCCTCTCTGTTCCATGATGACGATGGAAGAAAATACCTTGTTCAGCAGACATGGGATCATCGCGAATACCTTCAGCCGTTTCACGGGATAAGCCTGACTGAACTTGACCTGAAGACCATGAAGCTCATGCCCCAGACCGCGCGGACGATCTACGAGGGAACTGATATTCGACTGCTGGAAGGCCCTCATATCTATAAGATTGACCGCCTCTATTACCTATTCGCGGCGCAAGGTGGAACGACGTATACGCATCAAGAGGTCGTCAGCCGCTCGAGAAGTCTGGATGCCCTATCGTTTGAGACCCAGCCCGGCGAGGTTTTCCTGACCAACTTCGACACCCCTCGATCGTATCTGCAAAAACAAGGGCACGGATCGCTTGTCGCAACGCCTCGCGGCGAGTGGTACTATGCGTCGCTGGCGAGCCGTCCCTGGAATCGTCCGCAAGAGAGCTCTATTGATCCGCGCGGCTGGAATCCGTTAGGTCGCGAGACGGCGATTCAAAAAGTCCAATGGGATTCCGACGGGTGGCCGCATATCATCGGCGGCCATGGGGGGCAGCGCTACGTCGAGGCCCCTCAGGGGGTTGAAGAGCACCGATGGCCCCGAACGTATCTGGAAAAGGATGATTTTGACGAGCCGGCGCTGAATATCAACTTCAATACGTTGCGAATTCCCTTTTCTGACGAATTGGGTTCTCTGACGGAACGACCTGGATTTCTCCGGCTGTTCGGACGAGAGGCACTGAACTCGAGATTCACGCAGGCACATGTCGCTCGTCGGTGGCAGAGCTTCAACTTCGATGCTGAGATCAAGCTTGCTTTCAATCCTTGGAGCTATCAGCAAGCAGCAGGGCTGACCAGCTATTACAACACGCGTCACTATTCAATGATCGAGGTGACGTGGGACGAGAAGCGAGAGACTCGAGTCATTGAGATCATCGAGAACAATCGAAACCATCTGAGGAGCTATCTGAAAGACGCAGCGATTGAGATTCCCGACGATATCGAGTTCGTCTATCTAAAGGTAAAGGTGAGGAGGCAAACCTATTCATACGCCTATTCGTTTGACGGGAGCACCTGGATTGACATCCCCGTGACGCTGGATGCGGCAATCCTGTCAGATGATTACGTCCTGCAGACAATGGGTGGTTTTTTCACCGGTGCATTTACCGGTATGGCAGCCGTTGACTACGGTGGGTATCGCATCCCCGCAGACTTTGACTACTTCAGATACACCGAATTGGACACAGAGGAGTAG
- a CDS encoding sialate O-acetylesterase has translation MNGANKMKQADFSVTPMISDHAIVQRDEPITVRGRGEPGHGVVARLHRLGKERGASPDSGTVLSAKVGEAGMWQLMFPPLPAGGPYEFDFECQDIKVTVTDVYVGDVWLLAGQSNMQLPMERVKYRFPQEYSTGASSLIRQFAVPIHWNFDEEERELSGGQWITAHPEDVASFSAVGFFFAEALFKRYEVPIGLVLTAVGGTPIQSWISRGVCQNHPEMLAETETYRRTGEVQRVQNADERRIADWWTRLDSRDPGLAGHWECGLPERGWKRFSPEDPWQEEPDLSGCGTVWLRTYLTVPKSHAGKPARLSLGTVTDADFTFVNGNLVGKTAYQYPPREYRLDGLTAGRNVIVMRLVAVHGTGGFTAGKHRAMLWDDGFSIDLGAMWEYRRGADMEPLEEQTFFERVPIGMYQAMIAPLHDFPIRGACWYQGEINTDAAEGYSDCFKKMVELWRVRWDSERLPVLFVQLPDYDLADATRWVAFRELQRGLLCVPDTAMVVTIDCGEANDLHPTDKKTVGDRLAMAASQLAYGESGNWLSPVFTSAAKKGDDLILSFEHTGDGLKTSDADTLKELYLRFADGTRNAAKARLEGDVVKVDISHLPLDRLEALEYACSNVPEQANLCNDLGLPASPFICELPEAKHD, from the coding sequence ATGAACGGGGCAAATAAGATGAAACAGGCTGATTTTTCGGTGACTCCCATGATTTCTGACCACGCCATCGTGCAACGAGATGAGCCGATAACCGTACGTGGACGTGGCGAGCCGGGGCATGGCGTCGTCGCTCGGCTGCACCGACTCGGAAAGGAAAGGGGAGCGTCACCCGATAGCGGCACGGTTCTTTCGGCGAAGGTAGGCGAAGCGGGGATGTGGCAGCTGATGTTTCCGCCGCTTCCCGCAGGAGGCCCATATGAGTTCGACTTCGAATGTCAAGACATCAAGGTGACGGTCACAGACGTCTATGTGGGAGATGTCTGGCTTCTCGCGGGACAATCCAACATGCAGCTTCCCATGGAGCGCGTGAAATATCGATTTCCTCAGGAGTACAGCACAGGTGCAAGCTCGCTTATCCGCCAGTTCGCCGTTCCGATTCATTGGAATTTCGACGAAGAGGAACGGGAGCTTTCGGGTGGGCAGTGGATCACAGCACACCCGGAGGATGTCGCCTCGTTTTCAGCAGTGGGTTTCTTTTTTGCTGAAGCGCTGTTCAAGCGCTATGAAGTTCCTATCGGACTTGTGCTGACGGCTGTGGGAGGAACTCCGATCCAGTCGTGGATTAGCCGGGGCGTCTGCCAGAACCACCCAGAGATGCTTGCTGAGACGGAGACGTATAGGAGAACCGGCGAGGTGCAGCGCGTGCAGAATGCAGACGAGAGGAGGATTGCGGATTGGTGGACTCGCTTGGATAGCAGAGACCCTGGTTTGGCGGGCCACTGGGAATGCGGGCTGCCGGAGCGTGGTTGGAAGCGTTTTTCTCCAGAAGATCCTTGGCAGGAAGAACCAGATTTGTCCGGTTGCGGAACCGTGTGGCTTCGAACGTACCTCACGGTTCCAAAATCTCATGCGGGGAAGCCGGCGCGCCTCTCTCTGGGGACCGTGACGGATGCGGATTTCACGTTCGTGAACGGAAACCTCGTGGGAAAGACCGCATATCAGTATCCTCCGCGGGAATACCGGCTCGACGGTCTTACCGCGGGACGAAACGTTATCGTGATGCGGCTGGTCGCAGTTCACGGTACGGGAGGTTTTACCGCAGGGAAACACCGAGCGATGCTTTGGGATGACGGCTTCTCAATAGACTTGGGCGCGATGTGGGAATATCGCAGAGGAGCTGACATGGAGCCCCTCGAGGAGCAGACCTTTTTCGAACGAGTTCCAATCGGTATGTATCAGGCTATGATAGCTCCCCTGCATGATTTTCCTATCAGAGGGGCTTGCTGGTATCAAGGGGAGATAAACACCGATGCGGCTGAGGGCTACTCGGATTGTTTCAAGAAGATGGTGGAGCTTTGGAGAGTCAGATGGGACAGCGAGCGACTTCCCGTTCTATTTGTTCAACTCCCGGATTATGACCTGGCCGACGCGACGAGGTGGGTCGCATTCCGTGAGTTGCAGCGGGGCCTGCTTTGCGTGCCAGATACAGCGATGGTGGTAACGATCGACTGCGGTGAGGCAAACGATCTTCATCCCACAGACAAAAAGACGGTGGGGGACCGTCTGGCCATGGCGGCATCTCAGCTGGCTTACGGCGAATCAGGCAATTGGCTCAGTCCCGTGTTCACTTCTGCGGCCAAGAAGGGAGACGATCTGATCCTCTCCTTTGAACACACTGGCGATGGGCTGAAAACATCAGATGCCGACACCTTGAAAGAGCTGTATCTCCGTTTCGCCGACGGTACGAGAAATGCTGCGAAGGCGCGTCTTGAGGGCGATGTCGTAAAAGTGGATATCTCTCATCTTCCGCTTGATAGGCTGGAGGCGTTGGAGTACGCCTGCTCGAATGTGCCAGAGCAGGCGAATCTCTGTAACGACTTAGGTCTGCCGGCATCACCTTTCATATGTGAGTTGCCCGAGGCGAAACATGATTGA
- the mtnK gene encoding S-methyl-5-thioribose kinase: MSRFETYFEMSPDDIVDYVLEKTPSIDWDRDSLKAIVPAEHGNLNYVFHVSDAKGNSIYVKQAGLESRISKDMKPSRDRNRLESEILELEDTFAPGMVPHVFFYDTVMCACGMEDCSDFEVMRAAMLKHEIFPRFAEDISTFMVNTLLLSSDVVLDHCQKKEYVKQFISPDLCDITEKLVLMEPYADLNHRNNVFPPNADFVREHLYNDEALHLEVAKLKFRFMTDAQALVHGDLHTGSIFVKKDATKVFDSEFGTYAPMGYDTGNIVANLIFSYVNGLASDDTAFCSWVLETIAKTVDLFIEKFDREFDERCTEPMARTKGFKKWYIDGVLDDTAGYAGTELHRRTVGLANVVDVTSIKDEKKRLLAERINILVGKNYIMHQSSFRSGDDFVMGLREAQKEAEATL, translated from the coding sequence ATGTCTAGATTCGAAACCTACTTTGAGATGAGTCCGGATGATATCGTTGATTACGTATTGGAAAAGACACCATCAATCGATTGGGATCGAGATTCTTTGAAAGCCATCGTTCCCGCGGAACACGGTAACCTCAATTACGTCTTTCATGTCAGTGATGCAAAAGGCAATTCCATCTATGTCAAGCAGGCTGGCCTTGAATCGCGAATTTCAAAGGACATGAAGCCCTCCAGAGATCGCAATCGTCTTGAATCTGAAATACTCGAGCTGGAAGATACGTTCGCACCCGGGATGGTCCCGCATGTCTTTTTCTATGACACCGTCATGTGCGCATGCGGTATGGAGGATTGCTCTGATTTCGAGGTGATGCGCGCAGCGATGCTCAAGCATGAGATCTTCCCGCGCTTTGCTGAGGACATCTCGACGTTCATGGTGAACACACTGCTTCTCAGCAGTGATGTGGTGCTTGATCACTGTCAGAAAAAGGAGTACGTGAAGCAATTCATCTCTCCGGATCTTTGCGATATCACCGAAAAGCTCGTGCTGATGGAGCCATACGCCGACTTGAATCATCGCAATAACGTTTTTCCTCCCAACGCGGATTTCGTTCGCGAGCATCTTTACAATGATGAGGCCTTGCACCTTGAAGTCGCAAAGCTTAAATTCCGATTTATGACCGATGCTCAAGCGCTTGTCCACGGCGATCTTCACACTGGATCTATCTTTGTTAAAAAAGATGCTACGAAGGTGTTCGATTCAGAGTTCGGAACTTACGCGCCTATGGGCTATGATACAGGCAACATCGTCGCAAATCTCATCTTTTCATACGTCAACGGACTCGCTTCGGACGACACCGCTTTTTGCAGCTGGGTGCTTGAGACGATTGCCAAAACAGTCGATCTGTTCATCGAGAAGTTCGATCGAGAGTTCGATGAGCGCTGCACGGAACCCATGGCGAGAACAAAAGGCTTCAAGAAATGGTATATCGATGGTGTGCTCGATGATACCGCAGGCTATGCCGGGACGGAATTGCATCGCCGAACCGTAGGCCTGGCAAATGTTGTCGATGTCACATCGATCAAAGACGAGAAGAAACGTTTACTCGCTGAACGAATCAATATACTCGTCGGAAAAAACTACATTATGCACCAAAGTTCATTTCGCTCAGGAGATGACTTCGTGATGGGACTAAGGGAAGCGCAAAAAGAGGCAGAAGCGACACTTTGA
- the mtnA gene encoding S-methyl-5-thioribose-1-phosphate isomerase produces the protein MDVEQFFEHVITVRMNDDLTALDIIDQTLLPTTIKRIDLGTKEEIWDAIKKLRVRGAPAIGVAAAYGIALLASKIEAKDYDSFSAEFTSIKDYLASSRPTAVNLFWALDRMQRVLVNKKGETISQIKKALFHEADRIRAEDVEISRRIGEIGFSILENLKKEGTEIGIMTHCNAGTLATAKYGTATAPMYVALEKGWRGDDMHVYCDETRPLLQGARLTSFELFNSGITTTLQCDNMASILMKSGKIDVIFVGCDRVARNGDAANKIGTSGVAILARYYGIPFYVCAPTSTVDLATPTGDQIPIEMREPDEVTEMWYRERMAPEGVDVFNPAFDVTDHDLITGIITEKGLVHAPYDKAFEQNNVKN, from the coding sequence ATGGATGTTGAACAATTCTTCGAACATGTGATCACCGTCCGCATGAATGATGACCTCACCGCGCTTGACATAATCGATCAGACGCTTCTTCCGACAACGATCAAGCGAATCGATCTCGGCACTAAAGAAGAGATATGGGATGCAATCAAGAAGTTGCGGGTGAGGGGCGCGCCGGCGATCGGTGTCGCCGCAGCTTACGGCATCGCACTGCTGGCCTCCAAGATCGAGGCGAAGGATTACGACTCTTTTTCGGCGGAATTCACATCGATCAAAGATTATCTCGCCTCCTCGCGGCCGACTGCCGTCAACCTTTTTTGGGCGTTGGATCGGATGCAGAGGGTCTTGGTGAACAAAAAGGGCGAGACGATTTCTCAGATAAAGAAAGCCCTGTTCCATGAGGCCGATAGGATCAGGGCAGAGGATGTGGAGATAAGCCGTCGCATCGGTGAGATTGGTTTTAGCATACTCGAGAACCTGAAAAAAGAGGGCACCGAAATCGGCATTATGACGCATTGCAACGCCGGCACACTTGCCACAGCCAAGTACGGAACCGCGACGGCCCCTATGTATGTCGCGCTTGAGAAAGGCTGGCGTGGTGATGATATGCACGTCTACTGCGATGAAACGCGTCCGTTGCTGCAGGGTGCCCGCTTGACATCATTCGAGCTTTTCAATTCAGGGATCACGACGACGCTGCAATGTGACAACATGGCGTCCATCCTCATGAAATCTGGAAAGATCGACGTCATCTTCGTCGGATGCGATCGAGTGGCGAGAAACGGGGATGCCGCGAATAAGATCGGTACCTCCGGGGTCGCTATCCTTGCAAGGTATTATGGAATTCCATTCTATGTATGCGCGCCGACCTCGACAGTCGATCTTGCAACTCCGACCGGCGATCAGATCCCGATCGAGATGAGGGAGCCTGATGAGGTGACGGAGATGTGGTATAGAGAGCGCATGGCCCCTGAAGGCGTTGATGTGTTCAATCCGGCGTTTGACGTGACCGATCATGACCTGATCACAGGAATCATCACCGAGAAAGGCCTTGTGCACGCCCCCTACGACAAGGCATTCGAGCAGAACAATGTGAAAAACTGA
- a CDS encoding PTS mannitol transporter subunit IICB: protein MNLNHSDQLETLTAAKEMRVMNTNHSAKHVSKRARVQAFGGYLTNMVIPNIGAFIAWGIATALFIPTGWLPNQALNELINPTIKYLLPLLLAYTGGRMIGGHRGGVLATIGTIGLIIGSDVTMFLGAMIVGPLSGWIMKKMDAYLEKRIPAGFEMIVNNFSIGIAGFVLMVLSYLIVGPTIQAANNFVKDSIEALVKTGFLPILSLINEPAKVLFLNNVIDQGVYYPLGMEQTLEAGKSIYFMLASNPGPGLGLLLAYSVFGKSAARRTAPGAIIIHFLGGIHEMYFPYVLMKPLTIISMILGAMSGIMTFQLFGAGLVAGPSPGSIFAYMALTPRGNFVGVFAGVIVATIVSFLTTSVILKADSSPNDDAQFEGSVTRSKDMKLEGINSNEAARSELSSAAATVLRKISFACDAGMGSSAMGATIFRKRLKRAGISCVTVKHYRIEDIPEDSDVVVVHKDLEERTVATRPSANIVALDSYLEDPKIDELLREVVRANRDGDDADELRVRQ from the coding sequence ATGAATCTGAATCATTCTGATCAGCTTGAAACGTTGACTGCTGCCAAGGAGATGAGAGTAATGAACACGAACCATTCCGCAAAGCACGTTTCCAAGAGAGCAAGAGTTCAAGCGTTTGGAGGCTATCTGACCAACATGGTAATCCCGAATATCGGGGCATTTATCGCTTGGGGCATCGCGACTGCACTGTTCATCCCAACAGGGTGGCTTCCGAATCAAGCTTTAAATGAGCTGATCAACCCTACTATCAAATATCTGCTGCCCCTACTGCTTGCATACACCGGCGGGCGAATGATTGGCGGGCACCGTGGTGGAGTCTTAGCCACGATCGGAACAATCGGTTTAATTATCGGATCCGACGTGACCATGTTTCTAGGAGCTATGATCGTTGGTCCCTTGAGCGGTTGGATCATGAAAAAGATGGATGCGTATCTGGAAAAAAGAATTCCGGCAGGCTTCGAGATGATTGTTAACAACTTCTCAATCGGGATCGCCGGCTTTGTTTTAATGGTACTTTCTTATTTAATCGTTGGTCCTACAATCCAAGCCGCGAATAACTTTGTAAAAGACTCAATCGAAGCATTGGTGAAAACTGGCTTTTTACCAATTTTGTCACTTATCAATGAGCCTGCGAAGGTGCTTTTCTTAAATAATGTTATCGATCAAGGCGTATATTATCCCTTGGGGATGGAACAGACCTTAGAAGCAGGGAAATCAATTTATTTCATGCTCGCCTCCAATCCGGGACCTGGACTGGGGTTGCTGTTGGCGTATTCAGTTTTTGGCAAAAGCGCTGCAAGACGAACAGCTCCTGGTGCCATTATTATTCATTTCCTCGGCGGCATTCATGAAATGTATTTTCCCTATGTGCTCATGAAACCACTGACTATCATATCGATGATTCTGGGCGCTATGTCAGGGATCATGACATTCCAACTGTTCGGAGCAGGTTTAGTAGCTGGACCGAGTCCCGGATCGATTTTCGCCTATATGGCGCTTACTCCAAGAGGCAACTTTGTCGGAGTGTTCGCAGGAGTTATCGTGGCGACTATCGTATCTTTTCTAACGACCTCGGTGATTTTGAAAGCCGACAGCTCACCAAACGACGATGCCCAATTTGAGGGTTCAGTTACAAGATCGAAGGATATGAAGCTGGAGGGAATTAATTCAAATGAGGCGGCGCGATCGGAGCTCTCTTCTGCAGCGGCCACGGTACTCAGAAAGATCTCTTTTGCCTGCGACGCCGGCATGGGAAGTAGTGCGATGGGTGCCACGATATTTCGGAAGAGGCTTAAAAGAGCCGGGATTTCCTGCGTCACAGTAAAACACTACCGCATAGAGGATATCCCCGAGGATAGCGATGTTGTAGTGGTCCACAAAGATCTGGAGGAGCGAACGGTCGCGACTCGGCCCAGCGCGAACATCGTAGCACTCGACAGCTATTTGGAGGATCCCAAGATCGATGAGCTGTTGCGAGAAGTGGTCCGCGCTAATCGAGATGGCGACGATGCCGATGAGCTTCGCGTGAGGCAGTGA
- a CDS encoding PTS sugar transporter subunit IIA produces the protein MISDLLKGRMRLIPHADSWVAAISIAATPLLEDGIITARYIQAILQNVVENGSYFVLLPGIAMPHARPEYGSLGQGMSFLKLEEPVSFPDNRAVHVFFVIASDSDDGHLDMICSLAEILSDPVAAEELRHVSDPSTLIALLDSHR, from the coding sequence ATGATCTCCGATTTGTTGAAAGGTCGCATGCGGCTCATTCCCCATGCTGATTCGTGGGTCGCTGCTATTTCAATAGCAGCGACCCCTCTCCTCGAAGATGGAATCATCACTGCTCGATATATCCAAGCTATCTTGCAAAACGTTGTTGAAAACGGCTCCTACTTTGTTCTTCTGCCAGGTATTGCGATGCCCCATGCGCGCCCCGAGTACGGCAGCCTCGGGCAAGGTATGAGCTTTCTCAAGCTGGAAGAACCAGTGTCATTTCCAGATAATAGAGCTGTCCACGTATTTTTTGTTATAGCCTCTGACTCTGATGACGGCCACCTTGACATGATCTGTTCATTAGCGGAGATTTTGAGCGATCCGGTGGCGGCTGAAGAGCTAAGGCACGTCTCCGACCCCTCCACGCTGATCGCACTGCTCGATAGCCACAGATGA
- a CDS encoding mannitol-1-phosphate 5-dehydrogenase, which translates to MVKMNAVHFGAGNIGRGLIGEVLHDSHFYIQFLDTDPQIIKQLRDDRSYEIRYLDRQLSTKTIDNVSAINSATDREHALRALADADIITTSVGANNLEKIAALLHDGMLSLCHNSRRVNVLANENMINASSSLREHIYDLSEPEERRLFDQHFSFVDTAIDRQSLSCVVEGKKVAVVEPYFEWVISNNQIPTDTPYRIQGASYVDDMTPFIERKLFIVNASHAAFAYTGALFHYETVQQAISDTDINTAVRSFLMENFQYFVNQYSWAEEEMLEFIKQTLNRHGNPQIADEIKRVGRSPLRKLDQHDRLVCPVLKLEQLGLKNEMGKRMIAAAYLYENSQDPEAVVLQKEIQRYGYASTICKRSNIAEPLAREIAGLCFALKKNAQLLFKNGEIR; encoded by the coding sequence ATGGTAAAAATGAATGCAGTTCACTTTGGTGCAGGGAATATCGGCAGGGGTCTCATCGGTGAGGTGCTGCACGATAGCCACTTTTATATTCAGTTTCTGGATACCGATCCACAAATCATTAAACAGCTCAGAGATGACCGCTCATATGAAATTCGGTACCTCGATCGTCAACTATCGACAAAAACCATCGATAATGTTTCTGCGATTAACAGTGCGACCGACCGAGAACACGCACTTCGCGCCTTGGCTGACGCAGATATTATCACTACTTCAGTAGGGGCTAACAATTTAGAAAAGATCGCCGCTTTGCTTCATGATGGAATGCTCTCTCTCTGCCACAATTCCCGTCGTGTAAACGTGCTAGCGAATGAGAATATGATCAACGCAAGTTCCTCATTGCGGGAGCACATATATGATCTTTCAGAACCTGAAGAACGACGGCTATTCGACCAGCATTTTTCTTTTGTTGATACAGCTATCGACAGACAATCCCTTTCTTGCGTGGTCGAAGGCAAAAAAGTAGCGGTTGTTGAGCCGTATTTTGAATGGGTCATTTCAAATAATCAAATACCCACTGATACACCCTACAGGATACAGGGTGCATCATATGTTGACGACATGACTCCATTTATAGAAAGAAAGCTCTTCATCGTCAACGCCTCTCACGCCGCATTCGCTTATACCGGCGCTCTTTTTCATTATGAAACCGTTCAGCAAGCTATCTCCGACACGGATATTAATACGGCAGTTCGTTCCTTCCTAATGGAAAATTTCCAGTATTTCGTCAATCAGTACAGTTGGGCAGAAGAAGAGATGCTGGAGTTTATCAAGCAGACGCTTAACCGGCATGGCAATCCCCAGATTGCCGACGAGATCAAACGCGTCGGTCGCTCACCGTTAAGAAAACTCGATCAGCACGACCGGCTCGTCTGTCCAGTGCTGAAGCTCGAGCAACTCGGCCTGAAAAATGAGATGGGAAAGCGCATGATCGCTGCAGCGTATCTGTATGAGAATTCGCAAGATCCGGAGGCGGTTGTGCTGCAGAAGGAAATCCAACGTTATGGCTATGCATCGACAATATGCAAAAGGTCGAATATCGCTGAGCCACTTGCACGGGAAATTGCAGGATTGTGTTTCGCTCTCAAGAAAAACGCGCAATTGCTATTTAAGAACGGGGAAATTCGATGA